In the genome of Kiritimatiellia bacterium, the window CCTAATTTATCGTGAAGCCTCGCCGCGGAGTCAAGTGCCCCTCGCGCGGATCATCTCCATCAACACGCGAGCGTGTTCCGCCGAGACCGGCTGAACCGAGAGCCGTTGTCCGCGCTTCAACACGAGCATGTCCCGAAGTCTTTTCTCCGCCCGAAGCTCCGTTAATGTGATGATCGGCTCAACCTTCCGCTCAAACGCAACATCGACAAGGAACCATACCGGCCGATCGGCGTGGGCCCGCGGATCATAATACGGACTTTTGGGATCAAATTGCGTCGGGTCCGGATACGGCTTGCCCACGACGCGGGCCAGTCCAGCAATGCCAGGCGGTTCCGCACTGGAGTGGTAAAAAAAGACAATATCCCCCTCGCGCATCTGGTCGCGCATGAAATTGCGCGCCTGATAGTTGCGGACGCCGGTCCACGGCGTCCGGCCCTCCCGCGCCAGATCGTCGATCGAATAGACCGACGGCTCGCTCTTCATCAACCAGTAGGCCATGTTCCCACAATACGATCACGAATCCTGGCGCGCCAGTTCGGACCGCCGGCCGCCCGGTTTCCATGGTATGGAAACGCGGCCCTTTCCGTTTCCATCGAATGGAAATTTTCAGCCCTCACTTTTCCATAGCATGGAAATTTCGACCCTCACCTTTTCCATGGAATGGAAATTCTCTCACTTACCATTTCCATGGCATGGAAATTTCGGCGCGAGGGCCGGGAGGGCGGTCACATCGCCGGCTCGCTGGACGGAAAACATTTGTCGGACCGGCGCGACGCGATCATCATGCATCCGATGCTTGACCGGCCGATCCAGATTGGAGCCATCCAGGTGCCGAACCGCGTTCTGCTGGCGCCCTTGGCGGGGGTGAGCGACGTCCCGTTTCGCCGCATCTGCCAGGAGTTCGGCGCGGGACTGACCTATGTGGAAATGCTCTCCGCGGTCGCGCTGCTGGTGAAAAACCGGCGGACCGAGGAGATGCTCGCGCGCCACCCGTCCGAGATGCTTTTGGGCGTGCAGGTGACCGGTCCGGACCCGGAGCGCGTGTTTCAGGCGGTGCGGCTGCTCGATGAGCGAGGGTTTGACATCATCGACCTCAACATGGGTTGCCCGGTGCGCAAGGTGGTGCAATCCGGTCTGGGCGCGGCGCTTTTGCGCGACACGGCGCGCGTGGAGCAGATCGTCGCGGCGGCGCGGGCGGCGACGAAACGCCCGCTTTCCGTCAAGATTCGACTCGGATTTTCCAAGGCCTCGATCAACGTCGAGGCGAACGCGGCGGCGATCGCGCGCGCGGGCGCCGATGCGATCACCATCCACGGGCGCACCCGCGAGGACAATTACGGCGTCCGCGTCCGGCTGGACGGGATTGCGGCCGGGTTGGCGGCGGCGCGCGCGGTGAATCCCCGAATCGTCGGCATCGGGAATGGCGACATTTTCACACGCGCCGATGCGGCGCGCATGGTCCAGGCAACGAGCTGCGACGGCGTGATGGTCAGCCGGGGCGCGCTTGGCAACCCGTGGATTTTTCGCGCACTGGCAGGCCACGGGCCGGAGGATCCGACCGTCTCGGAATGGGAGGAGACGGTCCTGAGGCATTTGCAGTACCACGCGGCGCACTACGGGGACACGCCCGCCTCGGCCCGGATGATGCGAAAACACCTGCTCTGGTACGCCTCCGGATTCCCGCATGTGCACCGGTTGCGCGAGGTTTGTAACGGC includes:
- a CDS encoding EVE domain-containing protein is translated as MAYWLMKSEPSVYSIDDLAREGRTPWTGVRNYQARNFMRDQMREGDIVFFYHSSAEPPGIAGLARVVGKPYPDPTQFDPKSPYYDPRAHADRPVWFLVDVAFERKVEPIITLTELRAEKRLRDMLVLKRGQRLSVQPVSAEHARVLMEMIRARGT
- the dusB gene encoding tRNA dihydrouridine synthase DusB; translated protein: MAWKFRREGREGGHIAGSLDGKHLSDRRDAIIMHPMLDRPIQIGAIQVPNRVLLAPLAGVSDVPFRRICQEFGAGLTYVEMLSAVALLVKNRRTEEMLARHPSEMLLGVQVTGPDPERVFQAVRLLDERGFDIIDLNMGCPVRKVVQSGLGAALLRDTARVEQIVAAARAATKRPLSVKIRLGFSKASINVEANAAAIARAGADAITIHGRTREDNYGVRVRLDGIAAGLAAARAVNPRIVGIGNGDIFTRADAARMVQATSCDGVMVSRGALGNPWIFRALAGHGPEDPTVSEWEETVLRHLQYHAAHYGDTPASARMMRKHLLWYASGFPHVHRLREVCNGILSLDDGRRAVSAFARSLPPDLRRGEDAPRDARVAADPKFQMDRALDRAVGEEGLA